In the Salmo trutta chromosome 13, fSalTru1.1, whole genome shotgun sequence genome, GGGGCTGGTTAAGCTGTGGTACAGTCCGCTGAGCTGTTCCCCCCCCTGCTACCTGGTATGGACCAGTTCCTCTCGGAGCCAGCTGGGCAGGGGCTGGCCCATCCTGTACAGCAGCTTAGATAATGCTATGTTTTGATCCCTGTAGTGCTCCCTGAGGAACAACTGGGactggaggatggagagagagagggagagagaaagggatagtagtgagggagagagagggagggagagagagtgagagagagagaaaaagggatagGAATgagatagagggaggtagagacagaggggaaaaaatgaattggagtgagagagggagggagttgggatagatggagggatagagggagggagagagagagagagagagaaaaaggataggagtgaggtagggagagagagagaaagagatagaattATCATTACAGACACAGCCAGGATTCAATCAACGTTATCTTGCGCTCACacacataacccccccccccttaccagTTACAAACAGAATAATCCTGAAGGTAATTAACAAACATGAATCATAATGAACAAATATCAGTGAACAACTTGCATTGGCAAATGACAACTCTTACCTCTGGGTCCATGTCAGGGTACCTCCGCCCCTTGCTCTTCCCCAGACACTTGGTCTTCCCTCCCTCCAGCAGCTGACACCAGAAGCCTTTGTTGGGGTCAAACCTGGAGAAAACACATTACACCTTAATCTGGGAGCCTCAGTTTAAAATGCACAGGACAATTTGCATTTTAAAATGCTCGTTGTTACAATACATCTAAGCCCGTATTGCCATATGGAGGTAAGTGGCTAGGGAAGTTATCTGCTCTGTGTTTGTGAAGTGACTCACGCTAGGATCCTGTGGTAGTTGACCGTGTTGACCAGGCCTAAAAACTTCTGGATCCTGTCCATGACTGAGGCCGGCTCAGTCTTCAACTGCTGCCCATCCAGAACCAGGACCTGACTGGAGTGGTAGTGGTTGAGCCATCTCTCCAGGTGGATGGCATACCAGCCCGGCACCAAGCAACGGTTCTGGAGCACACGCAATCTCACCGGGGCATCATGGGTAGCCACGATGACATCATGGAAGGAGTATTTCAGAGCCACTGGGTCGTCATGAGCGCGCTGGTGCTGTAGGATTATAACATGACGTAGGATGTATCGTACAGACCTGGTACCATGAGTAGTAATTATGTATTATATACAACAGTTATAAGGAGTTATAAACCAACCTGGTACCATGAGTAGTAATTATGTATTATATACAACAGTTATAAGGAGTTATAAACCAACCTGGTACCAGGAGTAAGCGCGGTCAGCTGGGTTGATGAGGATGGTGATGATCTTGGATTTTGGCAAGAGGGCAGCCGCCCGCTCCGCTGCCACCTCAGAGTCAAAATAGTTGGCACTTTTCTCAAAGTAGTAGTCTGAGCTGGTGTTGGAGGGCAGGGGGAAGTACTCCATGTACCTGTGTGTTCACCAAAAGACAAAACAGATACACTAACTAAACTATACACTAACAGAACACTGACAGAAGCCACCCCCTAGACTAGAAAGCATTATCTAATGGAAAGTCTCTAGACCAAGGGTGTCAAACTAATTTGGCCCTGGGGGCCATATGCGGTCTTCAACCTGGTCCAGAATGTAGGTCCGTTATAATGTCTAAACAGTTTCGATTTGATTTTAGtgatttacatttgagtaatttagcagactccCATTTAAAGTACTGTATACTGAGttagcccccccccaacaaataaaatatataaggGTACACTTTTGCTTTTTAGATCATAAGGAATAAGATTACATGGGGGGgggtgacctgatcctagatcaacactcctactctgagaccctTTATGAATACGTCCCAGAGCTCTTTCTCTGTGGTAGTCGTACCAGTCGATGCCTCTGTGGTAGTTGTGTCCATTGAAGAACTGGATCTCCTCAAAGGTCTCCTTGTTGGGGTAGTTGCTGGTCAGGTCAGGGTGCATGCCCAGAAACAGATAGAGGGCTGTAGAacctgggagggagagggattgagagggagacagagagggaagggggatgaagcggggagagagagagacagagagagagagagacagtggagagagagtaTATATTTTGAAGCATTAAAACATTGACTTTGCAGCAGCCATGACAATGAATGATCAAATAAATCGTCTCGTTAGAGTCCTGTTCCCATTAGTGTTGGTGAGTTTCTCATAAACCGCCTTCTGCTTTCTCTGCGGAGGAGAGAGTGTCTGCCGGTCATGTGTGACAGGCCAGTTCCCGTAATTTTGTTCTGTACTGAGAATGTGTAACTCTGAGAGAACAACACCTCCTCTGCAGACCAAAGTCTCAGAAACCTCCCACAGGCCAGAGCAAATACCTGTCAGCTCTAACTACTCATCACTGCGATAATTACATATGAGGAAGGGAAGTGAATCACAAGTGAGGTGAAATCAAGGctccgtcccaaatggtaccctattccctatataatgcactacttttgaccagggtagggctctggtcaagagtagtgcattatacagggaatagggtgccatttgggatggggaGCGAGCAGAAGTGAGATTGTGGAATGAGAGTCATGGCTAGTGATGTCCACTAGGTGGTTTTGGTGTTCCATCTCTCACCTGTCTTCTGAGGCCCAATGACAAGCAGTTTGGGGAAACGGTCGCATGTCTTCTCCTTTGACCAGATGTCCTTGTGCCTTTTGTCCTCGCAGGGATCCTGTAGGACCAGGGTTTGTGAGTCCTTAGTCATTCTTACATGTATCCAGTTGTTTAACCTCTAAGTCTAAGCCGTTGGGGGGGCTTgggtactaagctaacatatgaaattgttttaagatggtcattccatggataatttagctattttatttagaattttaggacccctttaggtatagcatttttctatttatttttttatttagtactatagcccatagaaacgcattgaataacacattcataaatggcaaaacagacagtcaaaaaataaatcataaggaataaggttttgaagagatataagaaagctcaggaaatattttagtttttaaaacacatatttaaccccttattttttggGACACAAAACTACGTCCATTCTTCCATtagtttgtatgggttaccttcaaatgagtcccctgacacttgtgggggttgtagagcaaaacggagaacaccatcatgtcCGGGAGTCTCCCccttccatagaggggtcatattagtttgtccAACCGGATGCTAcggacgttttcgtgagaagaccgattatcgggatgtctcctggtctgacaaacaccgctgtagctcggccaccttccaccacagatgcaGAAGGCCAACATTGGCAGATGCGGTGAAAAAAacggatatctctagcttaaactgacagattttgaagGGGCTTTCTAAAATTATGTTAGATTGACGCATGGGtgtgtcaatagactcttaaggattaatgAACCCTGAACAAATACATACAACATCCTGAGGACGTGCGGCTACATTGGAATGGTCAATGGAGATGCCCTTTGAACACAAATACAATACTTGGCAGCAGATTGTGGTCTACGGGACAAGGATCCACCTAGGACTCATGTTAAAGACCTATCTAAATGAGACTAAACTGTGTACATTCCGGTTAAAAGGATGTTCCGCTCAAAATACAACCTAACATGATTGTTCCACTTGTAGTTGATTCCCCAAGAAAGTCATCACATCCCAGTATTCGTCAATGCACACATCCAGTTCcagccagtctctctctgtcccacagaCTGACCTGCCAGAGTGGGTCTCTCTCGTTAGGGAAGAGGCTGAAGTATCTGTGGGCCAGCTGGATGGGAGGCAGGGTCTGCAGCCGCAGGTTGGTCCAGGTTTGCAGGAAGGCCACCAGGCTCTTAAAGGTGTACAGGCCCAGCCGGTCATTACCGTAGTTAGACAGGTGGGTCATGAAGATACtgatctggaggagagagaaacaggcaagaaagagagagacaaaggttaACTTAAATTCACTCTGATAGTGGGAGTGGCCAGCAGTGATTggatgtatagtgtgtgtgtgtgttaactcacAGGGTTTAGTAGAACAGTGAGGAACAGCTCTCCTCCGTTAATGAGTTTGTCCAGTTCGTTGGGACTGCCTGGGTACTCCTTATAGAAGATGGTGTGCGTGAACAGGCCACACGTCTGCCTGGGCAAgacctgaaaacacacacacacacacacacacacacacacacacacacacacacacacacacacacacacacacacacacacacacacacacacacacacacttataagtcaatgacacacacaagcatgcaggcGCACACACCAGAGCCACTGGTCTATTCAATGCAAAACATTCCAAACCCCAGGCAATTTCAACACTTTTGCTTTCAATAATCTTCATAATATTATTATCATTTGGAGAAGCTTATATGGAATTCATTAAAATACACATGTAGCTAGAGAGAGTCTGGGGATCTGAATATCAATCAtctacaggaagagagagatgccGACAGACAGCACGAGAGGAAAACCTACTGGCAGCACAACATAGTGTACTACTGGGGTTTCAGATAGTGTTTTTAAGAAGATTAACTTGTGTGTTGGTGGTGTGCCGTCAGGGTTTATGTTGTGGAGGGAAAAGTCTctctgttgttgatgttgttgttgcattgttaAAGGCATATCCAAGAGGTAGTGTTTAGGGGACAGTCAGTGTCTGGTACTGTTTGGGGGCCAGTCAGGGTGGTTGGTATTGTCTAGGGGCCAGTCAGGGTGGTTGGTAGTGTCTAGGGGCCAGTCAGGGTGGTTGGTAGTGTTTGGGGGCCAGTCAGAGTGTCTGGTACTGTTTGGGGGCCAGTCGGGGTGGTTGGTATTGTCTAGGGGCCAGTCAGGGTGGTTGGTAGTGTCTAGGGGCCAGTCAGGGTGGTTGGTAGTGTCTAGAGGCCAGTAAGGGTGGTTGGTAGTGTTTGTGGGCCAGTCAGAGTGGTTGGTAGTGTTTGTGGGCCAGTCAGAGTGGTTGGTAGTGTCTGGGGGCTAGTCAGGGTGGTTGGTAGTGTGTGGGGGCCAGTCAGAGTGGTTGGTAGTGTCTGGGGGCAGTCAAAGCGGTTGGTAGTGTCTGGGGGCCAGTCAGAGTGGTTGGTAGTGTTTGTGGGTCAGTCAGGGTGGTTGGTAGTGTGTGGGGGCCAGTCAGGGCGGTTGGTAGTGTGTGGGGGCCAGTCAGGGCGGTTGGTAGTGTGTGGGGGCCAGTCAGGGTGGTTGGTAGTATCTGGGGGCCAGTCAGAGCGGTTGGTAGTGTCTGGGGGCAGTCAAAGCGGTTGGTAGTGTCTGGGGGCCAGTCAGAGTGGTTGGTAGTGTTTGTGGGTCAGTCAGGGTGGTTGATAGTGTGTGGGGGCCAGTCAGAGTGGTTGGTAGTGTTTGTGGGTCAGTCAGGGTCAGGGTGGTTGGTAGTGTCTGGGGACCAGTCAGGGTGATTGGTAGTGTTTGTGGGTCAGTCAGGGTGATTGGTAGTGTTTGTGGGTCAGTCAGGGTGGTTGGTAGTGTGTGGGGGCCAGTCAGAGTGGTTGGTAGTGTTTGTGGGTCAGTCAGGGTCAGGGTGGTTGGTAGTGTCTGGGGACCAGTCAGTGTGATTGGTAGTGTTTGTGGGTCAGTCAGGGTGATTGGTAGTGTTTGTGGGTCAGTCAGGGTGGTTGGTAGTGTTTGTGGGCCAGTCAGAGTGGTTGGTAGTGTTTGTGGGTCAGTCAGGGTGATTGGTAGTGTTTGTGGGTCAGTCAGGGTGATTGGTAGTGTGTGGGGGCCAGTCAGAGTGGTTGGTAGTGTTTGTGGGTCAGTCAGGGTGGTTGGTAGTGTGTGGGGGCCAGTCAGAGTGGTTGGTAGTGTTTGTGGGTCAGTCAGGGTCAGGGTGGTTGGTAGTGTCTGGGGACCAGTCAGGGTGATTGGTAGTGTTTGTGGGTCAGTCAGGGTGGTTGGTAGTGTTTGTGGGCCAGTCAGAGTGGTTGGTAGTGTTTGTGGGTCAGTCAGGGTGGTTGGTAGTGTCTGGGGACCAGTCAGAGTGGTTGGTAGTGTTTGTGGGTCAGTCAGGGTGATTGGTAGTGTTTGTGGGTCAGTCAGGGTGGTTGGTAGTGTTTGTGGGCCAGTCAGAGTGGTTGGTAGTGTTTGTGGGTCAGTCAGGGTGGTTGGTAGTGTGTGGGGGCCAGTCAGAGTGGTTTGTAGTGTTTGTGGGTCAGTCAGGGTGATTGGTAGTGTGTGGGGACCAGTCAGGGTGGTTGGTAGTGTTTGTGGGTCAGTCAGGGTGGTTGGTAGTGTTTGTGGGCCAGTCAGAGTGGTTGGTAGTGTTTGTGGGCCAGTCAGAGTGGTTGGTAGTGTTTGTGGGCCAGTCAGAGTGGTTGGTAGTGTTTGTGGGCCAGTCAGAGTGGTTGGTAGTGTTTGTGGGCCAGTCAGAGTGGTTGGTAGTGTCTGGGGACCAGTCAGTGGTTGGCGTAGCTTCAGTCCACTGTCACCTACTGCTGTAGAGTGATCCTCACACACTGATTGACCACCAAGGCATAATGAGGCTGGCCATTCCAAGGCCACTGTTGCCACGGTGATATACATAAAACTGCCCTGCTGTTCTTTCCATCtcaggggaggacagagagaaggagagatgttgATAGGAGatacagagaaaagagaagaaagagggagagatgatgAGATAGGTGGGGTAATAGAGTTATGAAGGTGATGAGATAGGTGGGGTAATAGAGTTATGAAGGTGGTGAGATAGGTGGGGTAATAGAGTTATGAAGGTGATGAGATAGGTGGGGTAATAGAGTTATGAAGGTGATGAGATAGGTGGGGTAATAGAGTTATGAAGGTGATGAGATAGGTGGGGTAATAGAGTTATGAAGGTGATGAGATAGGTGGGGTAATAGAGTTATGAAGGTGATGAGATAGGTGGGGTAATAGAGTTATGAAGGTGGTGAGATAGGTGGGGTAATAGAGTTATGAAGGTGATGAGATAGGTGGGGTAATAGAGTTATGAAGGTGATGAGATAGGTGGGGTAATAGAGTTATGAAGGTGATGAGATAGGTGGGGTAATAGAGTTATGAAGGTGATGAGATAGGTGGGGTAATAGAGTTATGAAGGTGATGAGATAGGTGGGGTAATAGAGTTATGAAGGTGATGAGATAGGTGGGGTAATAGAGTTATGAAGGTGGTGAGATAGGTGGGGTAATAGAGTTATGAAGGTGATGAGATAGGTGGGGTAATAGAGTTATGAAGGTGATGAGATAGGTGGGGTAATAGAGTTATGAAGGTGATGAGATAGGTGGGGTAATAGAGTTATGAAGGTGATGAGATAGGTGGGGTAATAGAGTTATGAAGGTGATGAGATAGGTGGGGTAATAGAGTTATGAAGGTGATGAGATAGGTGGGGTAATAGAGTTATGAAGGTGATGAGATAGGTGGGGTAATAGAGTTATGAAGGTGGTGAGAAAGGTGGGGTAATAGAGTTATGAAGGTGATGAGATAGGTGGGGTAATAGAGTTATGAAGGTGATGAGATAGGTGGGGTAATAGAGTATGAAGGTGAGAAAGGTGGGGTAATAGAGTTATGAGGTGATGAGATAGGTGGGGTAATAGAGTTATGAAGGTGATGAGATAGGTGGGGTAATAGAGTTATGAAGGTGATGAGATAGGTGGGGTAATAGAGTTATGAAGGTGATGAGATAGGTGGGGTAATAGAGTTATGAAGGTGATGAGATAGGTGGGGTAATAGAGTTATGAAGGTGATGAGATAGGTGGGGTAATAGAGTTATGAAGGTGATGAGATAGGTGGGGTAATAGAGTTATGAAGGTGATGAGATAGGTGGGGTAATAGAGTTATGAAGGTGATGAGATAGGTGGGGTAATAGAGTTATGAAGGTGATGAGATAGGTGGGGTAATAGAGTTATGAAGGTGATGAGATAGGTGGGGTAATAGAGTTATGAAGGTGATGAGATAGGTGGGGTAATAGAGTTATGAAGGTGATGAGATAGGTGGGGTAATAGAGTTATGAAGGTGATGAGATAGGTGGGGTAATAGAGTTATGAAGGTGATGAGATAGGTGGGGTAATAGAGTTATGAAGGTGATGAGATAGGTGGGGTAATAGAGTTATGAAGGTGATGAGATAGGTGGGGTAATAGAGTTATGAAGGTGATGAGATAGGTGGGGTAATAGAGTTATGAAGGTGATGAGATAGGTGGGGTAATAGAGTTATGAAGGTGATGAGATAGGTGGGGTAATAGAGTTATGAAGGTGATGAGATAGGTGGGGTAATAGAGTTATGAAGGTGATGAGATAGGTGGGGTAATAGAGTTATGAAGGTGATGAGATAGGTGGGGTAATAGAGTTATGAAGGTGATGAGATAGGTGGGGTAATAGAGTTATGAAGGTGATGAGATAGGTGGGGTAATAGAGTTATGAAGGTGATGAGATAGGTGGGGTAATAGAGTTATGAAGGTGATGAGATAGGTGGGGTAATAGAGTTATGAAGGTGGTGAGATAGGTGGGGTAATAGAGTTATGAAGGTGGTGAGATAGGTGGGGTAATAGAGTTATGAAGGTGATGAGATAGGTGGGGTAATAGAGTTATGAAGGTGATGAGATAGGTGGGGTAATAGAGTTATGAAGGTGATGAGATAGGTGGGGTAATAGAGTTATGAAGGTGATGAGATAGGTGGGGTAATAGAGTTATGAAGGTGATGAGATAGGTGGGGTAATAGAGTTATGAAGGTGATGAGATAGGTGGGGTAATAGAGTTATGAAGGTGATGAGATAGGTGGGGTAATAGAGTTATGAAGGTGATGAGATAGGTGGGGTAATAGAGTTATGAAGGTGATGAGATAGGTGGGGTAATAGAGTTATGAAGGTGATGAGATAGGTGGGGTAATAGAGTTATGAAGGTGATGAGATAGGTGGGGTAATAGAGTTATGAAGGTGATGAGATAGGTGGGGTAATAGAGTTATGAAGGTGATGAGATAGGTGGGGTAATAGAGTTATGAAGGTGATGAGATAGGTGGGGTAATAGAGTTATGAAGGTGATGAGATAGGTGGGGTAATAGAGTTATGAAGGTGGTGAGATAGGTGGGGTAATAGAGTTATGAAGGTGGTGAGATAGGTGGGGTAATAGAGTTATGAAGGTGATGAGATAGGTGGGGTAATAGAGTTATGAAGGTGATGAGATAGGTGGGGTAATAGAGTTATGAAGGTGATGAGATAGGTGGGGTAATAGAGTTATGAAGGTGATGAGATAGGTGGGGTAATAGAGTTATGAAGGTGATGAGATAGGTGGGGTAATAGAGTTATGAAGGTGATGAGATAGGTGGGGTAATAGAGTTATGAAGGTGGTGAGATAGGTGGGGTAATAGAGTTATGAAGGTGGTGAGATAGGTGGGGTAATAGAGTTATGAAGGTGATGAGATAGGTGGGGTAATAGAGTTATGAAGGTGATGAGATAGGTGGGGTAATAGAGTTATGAAGGTGATGAGATAGGTGGGGTAATAGAGTTATGAAGGTGATGAGATAGGTGGGGTAATAGAGTTATGAAGGTGATGAGATAGGTGGGGTAATAGAGTTATGAAGGTGATGAGATAGGTGGGGTAATAGAGTTATGAAGGTGGTGAGATAGGTGGGGTAATAGAGTTATGAAGGTGGTGAGATAGGTGGGGTAATAGAGTTATGAAGGTGGTGAGATAGGTGGGGTAATAGAGTTATGAAGGTGATGAGATAGGTGGGGTAATAGAGTTATGAAGGTGATGAGATAGGTGGGGTAATAGAGTTATGAAGGTGGTGAGAAAGGTGGGGTAATAGAGTTATGAAGGTGATGAGATAGGTGGGGTAATAGAGTTATGAAGGTGATGAGATAGGTGGGGTAATAGAGTTATGAAGGTGATGAGATAGGTGGGGTAATAGAGTTATGAAGGTGATGAGATAGGTGGGGTAATAGAGTTATGAAGGTGGTGAGAAAGGTGGGGTAATAGAGTTATGAAGGTGGTGAGATAGGTGGGGTAATAGAGTTATGAAGGTGGTGAAGAAAGTAGAAAAGAGAAGGCAGCACCATCTTGTTTACACCTATTCTGTAACTTCAGATCTGCAAAGGAAGACAGAACAAgcccagagacagagagtggaacTTCTGCgcgtgtaatgtttactgtaaatgtgtattgttcatttcacttttgtttattatttacttcacttgctttggcaatgttaacatatgtttcccatgtcaataaagccctcgaattgaattgaattgagagagtaaCTGT is a window encoding:
- the LOC115205393 gene encoding bifunctional heparan sulfate N-deacetylase/N-sulfotransferase 1 isoform X2; the protein is MVKIIILMMWMVLASISLLAHPTFFLFVAKTEVCDALLLFQLRVLALRLVLCLPGQKHPTEFLSISNSPSVYQSISLHSSFLPKANENSLLSAQLKGFPLFLHSNLGLKDCTVNSKSPLLFITRSGQPLPGPLPGDDWTVFQSNHSTYEPVLLAKTQSAESVPSLGTMAALLPSVVQDLGLHDGIQRVLFGNNLNFWLHKLVFVDAVGFLTGKRLSLSLERHLLVDIDDIFVGKEGTRMKVDDVKALLETQRELRNHVPNFTFNLGYSGKFFHAGSDEEDLGDDLLLSYVKEFWWFPHMWSHMQPHLFHNQSVLAEQMLLNKRFAMEHGIPTNMGYAVAPHHSGVYPVHLQLYDAWKKVWGIRVTSTEEYPHLKPARFRRGFIHSGISVLPRQTCGLFTHTIFYKEYPGSPNELDKLINGGELFLTVLLNPISIFMTHLSNYGNDRLGLYTFKSLVAFLQTWTNLRLQTLPPIQLAHRYFSLFPNERDPLWQDPCEDKRHKDIWSKEKTCDRFPKLLVIGPQKTGSTALYLFLGMHPDLTSNYPNKETFEEIQFFNGHNYHRGIDWYMEYFPLPSNTSSDYYFEKSANYFDSEVAAERAAALLPKSKIITILINPADRAYSWYQHQRAHDDPVALKYSFHDVIVATHDAPVRLRVLQNRCLVPGWYAIHLERWLNHYHSSQVLVLDGQQLKTEPASVMDRIQKFLGLVNTVNYHRILAFDPNKGFWCQLLEGGKTKCLGKSKGRRYPDMDPESQLFLREHYRDQNIALSKLLYRMGQPLPSWLREELVHTR